AGAATGGCTATTTAAGGTTTGTATTGTTACACACTGTACAGATGATAAAACCCCAGCGAACCCGTGTATTTCTCACTGAAACGATCCGTGTGGGCTCCTTTAACAAAAAGGGATGTGGGCCCTGGACAGAAGTCCCTCACAGCTGCCTAAGCACGAGTGATGACACATCTGGGGGCAAGACTCAATGTTGCAAACAAGCCAAAACGGCCAGAAATGGCATTTCCTTACCTGTGTAAGGGTGAAAGCCTTTAATGTATTCCTCTACAAAAATTCCAGTTCACACTGCTTAGAGCATTAAACATCTCACTGCATGTTCAAGTAGCCATTTGGTTCATATAGTATTTTTTCAAACGAGGAAATAAATGTTCGAATAGGAAAAACTATTATAATTAAGCAAGaggacttctttttttaaggtttaaaaacttcttttctcCATTGTTATTGCCATATCACAAAGCTAATACAGGAGCTGCAGATCTATCAAAGTGTCTTGTACTGGTGAATTTACCACGTGCAATATTAACCTGTGTGTTCTCCCAGTGCTCAGGAGGGAGCCTGTTATTCCTGGCCATATTTTAATTCCTGATTTATGTTTTGGGGAGCCTGGGAGGCAGTTTGAAGCTTGTGCTTACAAAAGCACCCCAGTATCACAAggcagagggatggatggatttTGCCTTACcttaaagaaaacacacacaattgtcctttttttattaacagGCTTTATCAGGAATTACTGAAATCCTGTGAAATTTAAGATCTCTTGGAAATAGAAGTTTGGTTACGTTTTAAATCCAGCatcagatttttcttgtttactATGATTTCATCTTTCTGAACgaggtgatttttctttcttaatattGGCTTAAACTTTCTCCGTGACTAAACTCCTGGTCAGGTTTTTTGGGACCTATGGAATACTAAGTAAGTGGGATTTGACACACAAGTCTCTGCACCCACACCAgcttgctgtgttttcctgtgcaaGTTTGGTGAATTACAGCCATTATTTTGGAGAAGCTGTAATTAAAACTCGCTGCCAAATTCTGTCAGTTCAGCGACCCAAAACATTCAGAAACGAGGTCAATCTCTGTCTCAACGGTCAAGAAAATTGCCAAGTTTAAGAAAGCAAAGTCACTCCCCTCGTCTGTCCCCCCCCTGCCATATGGGAGCGTTCAAACTGTATCAGCATTCCTAAGCCAGCTCTGGGAGCCAGGCTGAATTATTCCTTTGTCTGGGGAACAAGGCACCaacacaaactgaaaatacCGAAAATCTCTTTGTGGTGTGTGTAAAACTTGAGTTTTTTGATGCAGATCTCTTGCATGACTTTAGGAGTGCCAGGAATCTGTTACCTCTgtgctgtatttctgtttctatgGGTGCAAGAACTGaatttgttcctttctttcttattttttcctctgtagagGGCAGGCATTGAGGATTTAAGCTGTATATTAACCGTTCCTGTATCATTCcaataaaattgttttagaaAGCTTTCTCACACCATCGGCCTGTTTGCATGTTTTGTTCACGGTTTGAAGTTTTAGGTTGGAAGAAGAAGAGTTTTCAGATGGAAATCGTGCTTTTGAAAAGTTCAGGATTCATACGAGGTGAACATCACTAATCCACCGCTGCTGTGGGCGAATCTGCTGGCTTGGATCTCTCACCTGTTGCCACTAATGGGTCTTAATTACTAAATGGGATTTAATTTCAGATACATCTCCCCAAAACTGTCTGTAAGGTTTGAGGTTTTTCCCTTATTAACTCATTTCCCGCTCGTTCCCCAAGGCAGGCACAAGTTGGAAGCAGCCgaggcagcagctgcatccCAAGCCCAGAGAGCTCTCCCaaccctctccctgctcttttACAAACCATAATTAATTAGCTTTatgctgctcacagcagggaaCTGTGGTATTTAATATTTGTGTTgccacagagcagtgcaggaaagattttaaactaaaactgttattttaacCTTTCCCTGTTTGCCTGGTACATCAGCAGGTACCCCCTCGGCTTTGCACCACCTGGAAGATCTGCAGAGCTACAGGAATCCCATTCTCAGCTCTAAACAGCCCTGGGATTTGCCCAAATCCCAGACTTCAATTCACATCCTCTGTGGAGGAAACCAATAACCTGATTTTTTAAGGACTTTTGTGAGTTTTACAGGATCAGCTTCTTTCTGTGTGAACAACAACAGCCCAACCAGGAACTCTCAGTCACACTGATGCCTTTTCAAGGTGATTATTGCTTGTCTCTCACACTTGCTCTTCTTCAGTGTCTTAAAAATGGTCCATAAGATGGGAAAAGGGCTTTGGATGCCATTTCTAAATTGCAATGAATCCCATTTCCTTCCCCTGTGTATCCACTTGTCTTGTacaacccacaaaaaaaaaaaaaatcactggttttcttctttgtttataAAACATCTTAAACCCACAATTGTTGCTCATTAATGTAAAGCTCAATACAAATAGTTTTCCAGAATCTGTTTGGAAacccagctctgtgtgtgcatacaATGTGCCCTTCCCTTGCTGTTCAGGTTCCAGTGGTGTGTGCTGCAATAATAAACTTTTCTACCAATTCCTGTgggattttattaatttctcatATCCTCAGTCTCTATGCCATGGAAAGTTCTGGAATGTCTGATTATATCCCTCAGCTCACGTTGTACCCATTTCATGGGAGGGTTTGTGTTCTGCCTGCTCTGTACCTACACATAATAATCCACTCCACAAATAAATCATatcttttattgttttcccCTGCAGAAATACTCTGTGATTTATCCATATTACGTGATCTTGGTAGAATGTTTTAGATGGAAAAGTTCGCTATGAAAATTTTGAAGTTTATCGTTAAAAATTTGGACTGAGTGGGTAAACTTTTGGAAGTGCAAAAGGATTCTGAAAGTCCAAGTGATGAAGTAGAAATTGCTGTGTTACTACAGGAGGTgagcacagtgctgctgtgagTACTGAGTATCCAAAATCCAGGTATTTAgtacaaaatacatttatttagtGCGTTGTATTCATGACATATCAAAATTGGTCGTGTATATACTGTACTAGCAATATATAGTAATTCCTTATATatgttaattttatatataatatacacaCCATATAGCAATATACAGTAATTCCTTATATAtgttaattatatataatatatatacacacacgaTATAGCaatatataatatttctttataGTAATCCCTCTCTCACAAGTTGGCTTATTGAAGATATCATCAGGAACCTGGCGATGTCTTCATTTTAAGTCGCTTGGTGTTTCAAAATCcctaaataaaaggaaactgGCACATCATTAATACAACGTGAGCAGCACTAGAACTCCCAGTTCTTTTCTGAACCCTTTCCCCAGCAAGCAGGACAggttattttgtgtttatacAACCCGAAGTTATCGGACACACGTTTTATGACCGGGAGCATCCATGGAATCCATGAGTTTATCCGCGGAATCCCTGAGCTCTGGgtcctgcccggccccgccgggagGGGCCGCAATGGCGCCCGCGGCCCctcagcgccgccgccgcgcgccGTTGCTGCGGCAACCGGCAGCCACTcagcggccgggccgggcctgCCCTGCCTTCCCATTGGGCGAGGTCGCCGTCCGTCAGCGCGAATTCCCTCCCCCCCAGGTACTTAAGCCTCGGAGGTGGCGGTGGCTGAGGGTGGTGTTATGTGGGGGTTGGCGGTCGGCAGTAGTTCTGGAGGTCTCCATTGCAGCCGCCGCTGCCTGTGCCCCCCGGGCTTCCCTATGCCCTCCGCTCGCTGGTGTGTGGGGAAAATGGGCGGTTTTCCATTAATaaagccctgccctgtgtcagcAGCGCGGGGCTGAGCTCACCTGAGggcgggcaggggctgctctgcgGCGGGTGTTCGAGGGCTCGGTTGGGCTACTCGGGGGAAGTGCTGGGGGTTTAAATCCAAACTAAAGGACTTGCGGCAGCTGTGCTcggaaaaacaaacaaacaaacaaaccccacaaaacaactAAAACAGTCAGTGtctgtttcatgtttttatgCATGTGAAATacacaggctgtgctgaaaAAGAGGACTTTGCTTACATGCAGCTATAGTTGTGTAATATAAGTATGTGTGGTAACATACCATGCTGTAGTATTTATCTTGggcatatgtgtatatatatatatatatatatatatatatatatatatatatatgtcttttTCATATATTCCACAGCTGGTGAATGCTACAGTAGTTTTTTTACCTCTGTATTCTGACATCCTTGCCTTGCTGTTTCTTCCAACTATGCTCAGCTTCTGAAATAACTTTggttctggttttattttttgtcaatAAAAGGGCATTTCTTTTTGATGGAATTGATAGAAATGCATTGATTTTCTTGGATGTTGGTGCGTTTAACACCTGAATCCTAGAATactttgagttggaagggacctttaaagcccatcttattctaccccctgccatggcagggacaccttcactagaccaggttgctgacACTGCAACTGGAATGGGAGGTGATTTGGTTTTAATCACACAAGGTGAATTATCTGACTTGGTTTCTTTGTCTCTGttacttttgtgttttgttgaaACAGCTGCACGAaaattccagctgcagctggcacTCATTACAAGCTCAGCAAGGTTTTAAACTACTTGGAATTTGAACCACCCTGGTTCCTGCCCCCCAAGACTCTGAGCAGTGGCTCTGCTGAAGTCCCAACCACACCTTCTGTGCAGAAATTAGTAATGTAAAATGATTAAatatgaagtaattttaaacagcttttaaatGGGCTCTTATATAAATTCAGTGGGAATAAAAATAGCTGTAATTCTGCCTCCACAAAAAGTGGGGTCTTTTTTGAAATAGAGGTGAAAAGGAAGGAACAGGAGTAATTTTAGAGACTCCCTTAGACCTAAATGGCCAGAGTTACTTCAGGCCTtacattaattaatttctaaggCACAAcatggcttcccactgccagagggcaagGTTAGGCGgaatactgggaaggaattcttggctgggaggggggggaggccctggcacaggttggccagagaagctgtggctgcccctggatccctggaagtgtccaaggcccagttggatggggcttggagcaacctggtctagtggaaggtgtccctgcccatggcagggagtaggactggatgatctttgaggtccttACATCCCCAGCCATCCTGTATGAACATTATTTTACTACCAAAACATATTGTGTGATGGGTTGCAGTCAATATGCTGCTGTAAGGTTATCTTGACACTCCAGTTTTATTCTATATTGTCCTTACCATTAAGCAGTGTCATTTTAGGATCTTTTGTCTAGTACTTGGATGAGATTCAGCTTCTGATTtattggggggtttttttgtcttctgagtAAAAGGAAATTTAGAAAAGGCATCAACAGAAAACTGTGCAGACTGTGTATGGACTGGATGTTGTGCTGATCAGTGGGATGGCTCAGTGCTTGACCTCAGCTTCAGCTTGAAAAGGACACACTAAAACCCCCTTGGAGGAACCTCAGACGTGCCACTGAGCCAGCGGCAATTTTTGAGCCCAGAAAAAGTGAGTTTGGTCGAAGAGCGACATGATTGTCCACAGCTGTCCCATGGCTGTTGCTTTCACAGATCCTCATATTTGTGTGTTATAAACACGGCGTGTTTCATCAAAATCTTGATGACATGAAGTCGTCAAATTCTTTCCCATCAGCAGGACGTCACAAGAGTCTAAATTTAGCTGCGTCTCCGAAGGAGAAGTGGTGTGAATAGCACAGTAAGTCAGCTGGGTGGTGGAGCAACGCTCAACTCAACGTGTCAATGGACACGTCTGGTGGAATTTGGTTCCAGTTTcgagcagcacagcccctctgatccctccctgtgccctATTATGGCAGTCCCAGCTCGCTGGCATCACACCGCGGTCGGAAATCTCTCAGCCCAGTTTCCAACATCCTCTTTGAGGCTGGGCCTCCCTTTGTGTTCAAACCCCGCGCCCTTTCCCGCTGGGATCGCTTCTGTTTTCACAGGGAACAAAAAATGGGGAAGCACATCATGTGTGTGTCGGGCTCTTTGCTCACAGAGAGCAGTGAAGGAGGAGTATGTAAGAGTCTGTCCTCCCCCAGCAGCTGGAGtgggacagctctgggctcGGGGAAATCACCTCAGACCCTGCTGGGCTTGGTAAGTTGGGCTTTTTGTGCCTTGCTTTTTCCCTTATGCTTTATCCCAGAGGGCAGGAGCCACttatttcatttgaaacagAGCAGTTTTGTTAAAATTACCCTATTTCAGCTCTACgtgaacattttcaaagcaataaaCCAAAATTTATtagcagggaaggagctgggtgCCTTGAGGTCTTACAGACCAGGGTAAGGACCTGGTTACACGTCCTAGGAGGAACACAGCATTCCAAATTCCAGGGACCTTCAGCAAGATTTAAATTGCCGAGTATTCTCCTCTTTTGGGAAAATGGTTTTCTGGCTGAAGTGCTTCAGAATGTGTTGTCCAGCTTTTTGCATATGTAAATGATACAGTAGATAACCAGTGATGCTGATGTAGCCAAGTGTGCTTTGGCCTCAAAATTCCAGGGTTCCCTTCAGCTCCAGGGAGGGACTCATGCCAGTCAAGCtaaaacaaccccccaaaagaaaaaaaccaccatttCAAGCCATGAGCACACTGTGGGGATGTGAATGTACTTGAATTATGCAGAGATTCAAAAGATATTTGAAGGATAGAATGATTTTCTTGTGTTCATCTTTCCCATCCCTCCACAAGGGGAGTGGTGATGATCTTCTCCTTGGTGAGTTCGGGTCTGACTTTAAAAGTGAAGGTTCCCATTGATTTTAACAGTAAGTGAATTGAAAAGGAATGATAAGGAATCATTAAATGTAGATTATTTTGAGACACTTTTCACTACTTATCACTTCACTATCGGGGAGGACAAATTAACTGTGTCTTTTAAATTCATCAGTAAGAGGGACTCTAAGCACCTCtgtccagcagctctgtgagctgCATTTTGGGTGCATTTTTATTATACTTGCAGACCTCTCAGCATCTTTTGAAGCTCCTTGGTACCTCACAGGAGGGCTCAAGTCAGAAACAACCTCCAAATCTGAATTTGCTCTTTATATCCTTCCTGTGTCACTTCTTTAGCTCttagaaatttttgtttttcaatggaaaacactgatttgCAACTGATGATGGTGACTCAGACAAGTAAGATGAATTTGCTGATTTTTACAGCTTGTAAGTACTAAGTGTCTCAAGTAGCCATGATGCAGGAGAGACCTGGAAACAGAATGGATGTTAGAGATGAAAAGCTGTTTAATGCCCTCCCTTTATCTTCAGAATGATTTTTGTGGGCATGGTAAAGaagtgaaaagaggaaaagcatgtttgctaaaaataaatactctcgagaaaaaataaagagaaaaaaatcacaatatttattaaatatgttgttattattattattattattctctgCCTGTCTTTCAGTCCCAGGGCTCCATGGAACTCTGGTGATCAGACTGTTACTCCCACTTGTCCTCATGTTGGCAGAAGGCATCTTAATGAGGCTCATCTATAAAGAAAGCTGTCATCAAGATAAGCCTCGGAAATCCCCTGCATCCCAAAAGGCTAAAGAGGGAATCTGGAGACAGAAACTTGTAGACATCCCAAAaatcaaaggctttgctgatgGATGCGAGAAGAGGGATGAGATCTCTGCTCgaagcagcaaaacagaacCCAGGAGCGGCCCTGGCTGGGGATCCAGAGAAAGGGAACCTGCAAAAGATCAGGAAATGCAGGTTAAAGGGCCTGTATCCCCAGCTTTACACATCCCCAGGAGAGGCCAAAGCCTAGACCAGCTGGATTTGTACAGATCCTGGCCATGCAACAGCATTTACCAGAACTATCCCGACCTGCAGATCGGGGGGGACCATGTGGGGGAACACACGTGTGACTCGGGCTGTGTCCTGGACCACGTGTGGGATGAACTTCCTGATGGCCCTGTCCTGCTGTCCATAGATATTCCCCTGGGCCAGTCCCCTCCCTGGGAGCATCCTGAAAAGCCCAGTGTGACATCCCTGTCTGGGCATGaagctgaagctgcagagaggagcatCGTGCTCTCTGAGGAGCCTCTTTCCAGCTCCACGCTCAACAAGTACATGGAAGCCAAGGTGGCAGAGCTCTACAAGCAGTTTTTTGAAGAAAGCCTGGCCAGGTGTGGCTCTGTAACAAATCTCCTGACCTGCAGCTGGCTGAGGAACAGCCTGGAGCAGATAAGCTTCCAGATCTCCCAGGAGCAGAACATAGAAGCCTCCAAGGCCAGAGGAGCCCTCCTGCACTCGCTGGCTTTGTTGAGTTGGCGAAACGCTCCCAACAGGAACAGCTCAGAGTTCAGCACCCCAAACCTGCAAATCTCCAACCCAGAGGGGGTGAAACGGAGCTGCAGGGTGCAGTTCCCATCCTGACTGAGCTGGGCTGAAGGGATGGATGGCATTAGGGTAGGAATATTTCGCTCCAGGGATGAGCTTGGGAAGTTGGAACATTTACACACTACACTTTTTCAAATCACTGTTTTAAGGCTTAAACTGTAGGGGAAGTAAAAGtcactggtttcttttttctaatacagaatttgaaattaatttctctctaAAATGCTAGTTAATCATGTTTTTATAGTGTCTATAGAATCATAAATTCATCAAGGTTGGAAACAACCactaagatcaagtccaaccatcaacccagcaccaccatgtcCTTGAGTGCCTCATCAACATAtaaaactgtttaatttttgtCAAAATCAGCAAGCAAAAATGACTGCAGCATCCCTGAAACAGCAGTGCAAGGTTCCTGCATCTTTGGtaatttaaatgcagattttgatATGGAAATCCTGTTACTTTCaaactcattttcttccctttctcttacTTCTCAGTAAGTATGGAAATGAATCATTGTGTCACCATtgtaaaatgagaaatgaattGGATTGTTACCTGCCCTGCAGAAGTTTTTTTCTAGTAAAGAAcgttttttgttgttgtgttttggttttttttccctgtggttttgtttgtttgttttaatccaGCATCTTTATTTGTTGGGAGTTTCTTAAAATCATCTCtgagctgaaagaaaataccAATAGGCTTGAAAGAACATTGAGAAGATCTGAATTCACAAGGGATTCACCTTGAAGCTCCTAATTCAAATAATATAACTTATTAATTAGTGGCATTTACTGTAATAGAAGCTGTGTGATGGGGCTTAGAGTTAAAATTGGGCCTGTTTTGGTCTGTACAGGGATGGGAATTTGCAGATTAAAGGAATATGGACCCTTAATAATTAATTTCCCTCAGCTGCCTTCTCAAATCTGATTCCTGCTCTTGCTCTCATCTTGAAACCCCAACTTCcaatttttcatgttattttttaaacagcctTCACCCTGAGGCAGACTTTGCCTTGGTGTCACTGTGGTAGGATGGGCATTTTCagatggaggaaagaaaagagtttgGCTGGAGTTTGGGTGGCAGGATTGAGAAGAAGCTGCTCCTGAGGGAAGAGTGATCTGGGTGGCCAAAGTAAGAACTTCTCTCTCGTGAGTAAAATGACAGGCAAAGACAATTCCcactgag
This Chiroxiphia lanceolata isolate bChiLan1 chromosome 14, bChiLan1.pri, whole genome shotgun sequence DNA region includes the following protein-coding sequences:
- the LOC116793843 gene encoding protein CXorf21-like produces the protein MLAEGILMRLIYKESCHQDKPRKSPASQKAKEGIWRQKLVDIPKIKGFADGCEKRDEISARSSKTEPRSGPGWGSREREPAKDQEMQVKGPVSPALHIPRRGQSLDQLDLYRSWPCNSIYQNYPDLQIGGDHVGEHTCDSGCVLDHVWDELPDGPVLLSIDIPLGQSPPWEHPEKPSVTSLSGHEAEAAERSIVLSEEPLSSSTLNKYMEAKVAELYKQFFEESLARCGSVTNLLTCSWLRNSLEQISFQISQEQNIEASKARGALLHSLALLSWRNAPNRNSSEFSTPNLQISNPEGVKRSCRVQFPS